DNA from Prionailurus bengalensis isolate Pbe53 chromosome X, Fcat_Pben_1.1_paternal_pri, whole genome shotgun sequence:
TccgcctccccctccaccccccctccccagatctCCACACACCAGGGCACCCCAGGACCCCCATCAAGACAttgtctcctcccccaccccctccctccctcggtcCTGGCTTCCACCTCTTCCTGACATGCAGGGAGACGTATTTGGCGTTGAAGTTCTCTATCATGGCTCGGGAGGCCTGGTCCATCAGCTTCTGTGCCAGGCCGAGGCGCCGGTGGGAACGCTTCACAGCCtggtgggagagggcaggggaccTCGAGGGCTGCCCCAGGCAagcccacctccacccctgccgCCACCCCGGCCGAGCCCCACGCACCAGTGAGGTGATATGTCCGTGGGGCACATCATCCGGGTCCTCCTCCCTAcagcaagaagaaaggagaggctaGAGAGGAGCCTGGTGCAGATACGCTCAGGGCCCCACAGCCCCAGCGTGTGCCCAGAGCAGGAGCACCAAGTCCTCTGGTGGCTCCACCGTTCCCCCAGACCCAGGGTGGGCTACAGCTGAGGCTCTCCAAACCCCTCGTGCAGCCAAAAGACAGGCGTGGTGTCAACGGAGTTCAATGGAAATCCTGATCGTGCtagaaagaaatgagccatcGAACCATGAAGAGACGTGGGGAAACTTTCGACGCATAGGACTttggtgaaagaagccagtttgaaaaagctccatactgtaggattccagtCATAggactttctggaaaaggcaaaactacagacaCAGGAAGTAACTGTATCAGTGGCTGCCatggagcggggtgggggtggggggacacggAGATGAGAAATGCAGTAACACCCaagatttttagagcagtgaaactcCTTCTGATTCTGTAAAGGCAGGTAGATATGGGTtgttatacatttgtccaaatccatagaaGGCTACCGTGCAAAcagtgaaccctaatataaagTAGACTGTAGTAAAAATGTAGCAAGACTGGTCCATCAGCTGTCACCAACGTACTGCAAGATGTTAACGATCCAGAAAACCAGGGGGCAGATGGCAGGAGGTACACGGGAACTCTCTACGCTTTCCACCGGACTTTTTGTAAACCCAAAACTGAACTAAAAAACAGTCTCTTGattaattaaaacaagaaaaagcaatCCACGCAGACCCAGCAGGCACATGTTGATGCCCACCCCCCAAATCCAcgccccacccccaactctggcATAgggtttctgtctccttccttcgtGACTCACATTTTGGCGAGGACGTACCCCACAATCTTCCCGTTCTCATCCTCTGCGATGTAAGAGAGCTAGGTAGGtgacagggagaagagagaagtcaGAAAAGGACCTCCTGTCAGAGCTGGAGGAGGCCTCGGCAGACACTTGGTCCCGCTGCCAGCCTGTCACTGTGTGCATGACAGGAACCGAACGGGTGGCGAGTTCAGTGACAGCTCCTGACCTCCCGGGCCAGTGGCTTGGTTTCCTTCGGCACACCCCACTGCCGGTGCTCCGAAATCTGCCCCTGTTGGGTTTCCCTgggtctgcccctgccccgccccccccccccccccccccccccccggccaacCGCAAAGTGCAGGGACACGCACCTGGGGCCAGGAGAGGCCGTGGTAGAAGTAGTACTTCATCTGGTAGTTCTCGGGCAGGCACAAGAGATTGCAGTGCTGCATGTTCATCAGGTCCTCCGGCTGCGGGGCAGGAAGGCCAGGGGCTGTGGTGACTCAGGAGGCCTCGGCCACGTTAGAACCCTGCTCCCTGTCTACTCaccgacccccacccccgcagggcTGGGCGGGCGCCGCGACTATCTGTCTGCACAGGCGCGGCGCACTGCCGCTGTGCAAAGATCATCTGTTCCGGGAATGGAGCTGCGCGCCGGGAGGCTCCGGGACACCATCCGACGGAGCCCCGACATCCCTGTTCCGGTAGGTCCACCCCACCGGGACGGTGGCCTTCACCTG
Protein-coding regions in this window:
- the NAA10 gene encoding N-alpha-acetyltransferase 10 isoform X4, translated to MIFAQRQCAAPVQTDSRGARPALRGWGSPEDLMNMQHCNLLCLPENYQMKYYFYHGLSWPQLSYIAEDENGKIVGYVLAKMEEDPDDVPHGHITSLAVKRSHRRLGLAQKLMDQASRAMIENFNAKYVSLHVRKSNRAALHLYSNTLNFQISEVEPKYYADGEDAYAMKRDLTQMADELRRHLELKEKGRHVVLGSIENKVESRGNSLPSSGEACREDKGLAAEDSGGDSKDLSEVSETTESTDVKDSSEASDSAS
- the NAA10 gene encoding N-alpha-acetyltransferase 10 isoform X3, with translation MIFAQRQCAAPVQTDSRGARPALRGWGSPEDLMNMQHCNLLCLPENYQMKYYFYHGLSWPQLSYIAEDENGKIVGYVLAKMEEDPDDVPHGHITSLAVKRSHRRLGLAQKLMDQASRAMIENFNAKYVSLHVRKSNRAALHLYSNTLNFQISEVEPKYYADGEDAYAMKRDLTQMADEGSWRQLRRHLELKEKGRHVVLGSIENKVESRGNSLPSSGEACREDKGLAAEDSGGDSKDLSEVSETTESTDVKDSSEASDSAS